Genomic segment of Syngnathus acus chromosome 10, fSynAcu1.2, whole genome shotgun sequence:
TCTCCATGGCGCTAGAGGCACACGGCACAAGGAGGACGGACGCGCACGCAAAAATCTATTCAGCGTCTGAGCACCAAGCGTCCGGCCCGAGCACATACCTCTCGCTGTCGGCCATCTGCATGCTCTCCAGTTTGGAGTGAGCTCCTCGGTTAAAACCTTtcacctcctgctcctccagtCCCTCCAGCAGTCGGATGGCGTCCTTGTTGACGCCGCGTCTCTTGGCCAGCACCAGCGGCGTGGAGCCGTTGTGATTGCTACGGCGGGCGAGAGAGAGCAGGTCGCGCCGTCAACAACGGTACCTCGACTTAAGAGGCGAGGTCCATCCGGGACGCACTCGAGTCAAAGGTGCCCTTTGAAATGAATTGGCTTTGGGctgaaatgtgacattttggtaGGGCTTTGAATGATGAATGAAGCTTTGGGTTTACGGCGCCATAAACACGCTTACACAAGCGGACGGAGTCAGAGCTCCATCTCGCAGGCGGCAGCGTTCAATCTGCAAAACTCCGGCCGGTCTGGTTCCGATCACCAGCTTAATGTGTGCTCACGAGTCATGATTTGCAGCCAAACAGATTGCATCGCTTACCAAATATCAATCTTCAGCCCATTGGACACCAGGAACTGAATGGTATCGACGTGCCCGCACAGGTGCAGCGCCGTATTCCCCTGGTAGTCGGTCGCCAACAAATCGGCGCCAAACTTGTGCAGCAGGCGACATATGTCCACGTTGCCCCGCGCCGCAGCTAAGTGCAAGCCGGTGCGACCCCGGTTGTCGCGGATGTTGGGGTCGCAGCCGGTCTCCAGGAGCCTCTTGGCGAAGGCCAAGGCGCCGTCGATGCAGGACTGCAGCAGAGGCACGTTGGTCTGCGACGAGTCGTTGATGAAGACATAGGACATGTCCGAGTGGCTGTCCGAAAATTCCAGCGTACCTGCATCGGGAAggacaacgtcactttccgaGGATTCGGAACATTTGACGTGTGGGCCATTCGCCCTCACCCGGTCGCACAACCTTACTAAAGGCAGAAACGAAGCATCCATCGAAAGAAGCTTACTTATAGCTTGAGCTAACATCAGCAGCCTGCGATGCTACTGGTCCGGCCAGATCGACATGAGCTCACGCGCGACTCGACAATCAACGCACGGGAAAATGACAAGGAGAAGATTCCTCGTTTCCTAGGAGCTGTACGACGACGGACGTACCTGCTTAA
This window contains:
- the LOC119128624 gene encoding ankyrin repeat domain-containing protein 46 isoform X1 — its product is MLAQAISTLEFSDSHSDMSYVFINDSSQTNVPLLQSCIDGALAFAKRLLETGCDPNIRDNRGRTGLHLAAARGNVDICRLLHKFGADLLATDYQGNTALHLCGHVDTIQFLVSNGLKIDICNHNGSTPLVLAKRRGVNKDAIRLLEGLEEQEVKGFNRGAHSKLESMQMADSESAMESHSLLNPSLQRSEGVLSSFRTTWQEFVEDLGFWRVLLLLLVIALLSLGIAYYVSGVLPFSAGQLELVH
- the LOC119128624 gene encoding ankyrin repeat domain-containing protein 46 isoform X2, which produces MSYVFINDSSQTNVPLLQSCIDGALAFAKRLLETGCDPNIRDNRGRTGLHLAAARGNVDICRLLHKFGADLLATDYQGNTALHLCGHVDTIQFLVSNGLKIDICNHNGSTPLVLAKRRGVNKDAIRLLEGLEEQEVKGFNRGAHSKLESMQMADSESAMESHSLLNPSLQRSEGVLSSFRTTWQEFVEDLGFWRVLLLLLVIALLSLGIAYYVSGVLPFSAGQLELVH